A genomic stretch from Desulfurellaceae bacterium includes:
- a CDS encoding EthD domain-containing protein, whose protein sequence is MFKILATVIRRAAVSHDELVRVWETVHAPHVVKIAKPERYRITFFDQPGADADPGLDGMAELWFRDRQHYDTTIGRNAPPEIMDDRFSDYADITKGNWLAVTEHLNVDGPTSRATTKFTFFVKRRAGVERADLDRHWLETHVPNVAAAVERTPEARRYTVNLVDPAKERRYDGIAQLWLDGDHSSVPELVGLEPDGFTDLVQTPLMSRGHEIRIVD, encoded by the coding sequence ATGTTCAAGATACTCGCCACAGTCATCCGCCGCGCTGCGGTCTCGCACGACGAACTGGTCAGGGTGTGGGAAACGGTCCACGCCCCGCACGTGGTCAAGATCGCCAAACCCGAACGCTACCGCATCACCTTTTTTGATCAGCCCGGGGCCGACGCTGATCCCGGACTCGACGGGATGGCCGAGCTGTGGTTCCGCGACAGGCAGCACTACGACACGACCATAGGCCGCAACGCCCCGCCCGAGATCATGGATGACCGTTTCAGCGACTACGCCGATATCACCAAGGGCAACTGGCTGGCGGTGACCGAACACCTCAACGTCGACGGCCCGACCAGCCGCGCCACGACCAAGTTCACCTTTTTTGTCAAGCGCCGCGCCGGCGTTGAGCGGGCCGATCTGGACCGCCACTGGCTGGAGACCCACGTGCCGAACGTGGCGGCTGCGGTTGAGCGGACGCCCGAGGCCCGGCGCTACACCGTCAACCTGGTCGATCCGGCCAAAGAGCGGCGCTACGACGGTATCGCTCAGCTGTGGCTGGACGGCGACCATTCGAGCGTGCCCGAGCTGGTCGGCCTGGAACCGGACGGATTTACCGATCTGGTCCAGACGCCGCTCATGTCCCGGGGCCACGAGATTCGTATCGTCGACTAA
- a CDS encoding glutathione S-transferase family protein, with amino-acid sequence MADQYRLFGAELSPYSVKVRSYCRYKAIPHQWIIRSAAVQDEYNKYAKIPIIPLLVTPQDTGLQDSTPIIEQLEVLYPEPAIHPADPVSGFLSALVEEFGDEWGNKWMFHYRWAREVDQLSSAGRIARMMMPAADDKQYAQMVAQVRERMVNRVWFVGSNAQTAPQIEASFCEAIEQLDAHLSTRAYLFGARPSFGDLGLWGQIYNAWTDPTPCAFVEGRAPHVLAWVQRMLWPRAEGEFEPWSSLEPTLLPFLERQLGARFMPWTLANAEAIATGREEFSVELDGHTWTQKPQKYHAKSLQALRAKYAAVSDTSGLDPILERAGCLNGLQG; translated from the coding sequence ATGGCCGACCAGTATCGTCTGTTTGGTGCCGAACTCTCGCCCTACTCGGTCAAGGTTCGTTCCTACTGCCGCTATAAAGCCATTCCCCACCAGTGGATCATCCGCAGCGCTGCGGTCCAAGATGAGTACAACAAGTACGCCAAGATCCCGATCATCCCGCTGCTCGTCACCCCCCAGGACACCGGCCTGCAGGACTCGACCCCGATCATCGAACAGCTCGAAGTCCTCTACCCCGAGCCTGCCATCCATCCCGCCGATCCGGTCAGCGGCTTTCTCTCGGCCCTGGTCGAAGAGTTCGGAGACGAGTGGGGCAATAAATGGATGTTTCACTACCGCTGGGCGCGTGAGGTCGATCAGCTCAGCTCGGCCGGTCGTATCGCCCGCATGATGATGCCTGCGGCCGACGACAAACAGTACGCCCAGATGGTCGCCCAGGTGCGCGAACGCATGGTCAACCGGGTCTGGTTTGTCGGCTCCAACGCGCAGACGGCGCCCCAGATTGAGGCATCCTTTTGCGAGGCCATTGAGCAGCTCGACGCCCATCTCAGCACCCGCGCCTATCTGTTCGGGGCACGGCCGTCGTTCGGCGACCTGGGCCTGTGGGGCCAGATCTATAACGCCTGGACCGATCCGACTCCGTGCGCCTTTGTCGAGGGCCGCGCCCCGCACGTGCTGGCCTGGGTGCAGCGCATGCTGTGGCCGCGCGCCGAGGGCGAGTTTGAGCCGTGGTCGAGCCTGGAACCGACCCTGCTGCCGTTTCTGGAGCGCCAGCTCGGCGCCCGCTTCATGCCCTGGACGCTGGCCAACGCCGAGGCCATCGCCACCGGCCGGGAGGAGTTCAGCGTCGAACTCGACGGCCACACCTGGACCCAGAAGCCCCAGAAATACCACGCCAAATCCCTCCAGGCGCTGCGCGCCAAGTATGCTGCGGTCAGCGACACAAGCGGTCTCGACCCGATTCTGGAGCGGGCCGGCTGTCTGAACGGCCTGCAGGGCTAA